Within the Nitrosococcus wardiae genome, the region ACTGCGGGCTGCCTCAGGACGGGAGCTGATCTTTTATACTGGGCTTTGTCTATTCAATACTACCACTGGTAAAGCCAAAACCACTGTTGAACCCTTTCGGGTTCAATTTCGCCCACTCACGGAAAAACAGATAAAGCACTATCTTCAACGGGAGCGTCCTTATCAGTGTGCCGGGAGTTTCCAATCCGAGGGATTGGGAATCGCCCTTTTCAAATGCCTTCAAGGAGACGACCCAAACACCTTGATTGGCCTCCCCCTCATTCGTTTGACCGAACTGCTGGAACAAGAAGGCTATCCGGTTTTATAAAACGACCTATTGATGCTCTAGCCAATAACGGGTCAGAGCAAGATACTGTTCCAAATCCACCGTCTCCGGCCGCTGCCGGGGATCCATTCCAAGAATTTTTAAATCGGCGGAACCCAAGAGGCCCTTGAGGGCATTGGCCAGAGTCTTACGCCGCTGGGAAAAGGCCTGGGAAACCACCCGATTGAGAGCGGCGTGGGGAATTTCCGGTGCCAGGGATGGTCGGCAGGGTTTCAAGCGCACCACCATCGAATCCACCTTTGGTGGGGGCATAAAAGCTCCAGGTTTCACCGTGAATAAGGGTTCGACCCCACAATAAAACTGCACCATCACGCTCAAGCGTCCGTAATCCTTACCCCCAGGTTTGGCGGCCAACCGAACTACCACTTCCCGTTGTAGCATAAAATGCATGTCCTCCAAGACCTCGACCTGGGCCAATAGGTGAAACAACAAGGGGGTTGAGATGTTATAGGGTAAATTGCCCACCACCCGCAGGCGCTGGTTCTGCTCCCGAACAAGGGCACGAAAATCAAAGGCTAAGGCGTCCACATTATGCAGGCGTAAATCCCCTTCCGAGGCGCAGCTTTCGACCAGGTAGGCCGCTAAATCCCGATCTAACTCAATCGCTTCAAGATGCCCCAGGCCACGAAGCAGAGGAAGAGTCAAGGCCCCTTGACCCGGGCCAATCTCCACCATTAACTCGCCCGATTGGGGATGAATAACTCTGAGCAGGCGATCAATAACCTGTTTATCATGGAGGAAATGCTGCCCAAAGCGCTTGCGCGCCTGGTAGCCTGGAATATTCATTGTCTCTTTGCCAGTTCCAAGGCGGCCTTGACAGCTGCCTCCAGACTGCCGCTATCCACCGGGCCGCTGCCGGCAAGGTCTAAGGCTGTGCCATGATCCACCGAAGTGCGAATAATCGGCAATCCCAAAGTAATATTAACTGCCTGCCCAAAGCCCAGATGCTTAAGCACAGGCAATCCCTGGTCATGATACATGGCGAGCACCGCATCCGCATTTTCCAAGTAGCGAGGCACAAATACCGTATCCGCGGGTAATGGTCCCAAAAGTTGCATTCCCTCCGCCGCCCGCAAGGTTTCCAGGACCGGCTCGATGATCTCGATTTCCTCCCGCCCCAAATGCCCCCCCTCTCCTGCATGGGGATTCAGTCCACAGACTAAAATACGGGGCTCGGGGATTCCGAAGCGCTGCTTCAAATCACGATGCAATATCCGCAGGGTACCTTCTAGGCTCTGGGGGGTAATAGCAGCACTGACCTCACGCAGGGGTAAATGGGTGGTGGCTAAGGCGACCCGCAACCCAGGAGTTGCCAGCATCATCACAACTTGGGGGCTATTACAAAGCCCGGCCAGAAACTCGGTATGGCCGGTAAAAGCCATTCCCGCCTGATTGATCACCCCTTTATGGACGGGACCGGTAACCAAAGCGGCAAATTCTCCCTGCAAACATCCCGCCACAGAGCGCCGCAAGCCGTCCAAGACGTAAGCTCCGTTAGCAGGGGACAGACGGCCTGGAGTCACTGGCGCAGGGGCCTGCAGCGGTAGTATTTTCAGCCTCCCGGGTATCCCCGGCTCCGGCGGCTGGGCGGGATCATAGGGATCAAGGGCTAGCGCTAGCCCCCGCTGTCGTGCGCGCTGAGTAAGGACCTCGGGGTCGGCCACCACCACCAGTTCATATTCCCGCCGGTGGCGGGCCAACTGGATCGAGATATCGGGGCCAATTCCAGCAGGTTCACCAGGAGTGAGCACCAGCCGCAGACAGGGCATAGTCATAGGGAAAGACAACGTCCTTCAGCTATCCAGACGATATTCCACATAGGCCTCATCCCGGAGCTGCCGCAACCAATTTTCCAATTCTTCTTCGATTTTACGCTGGCGAATCTCCATCCGAGCCCGATTCCGATTGAATTCCTCAGTCATGTTTTGCTGCCGCCGGTCCAGCACTTGAACCACATGCCAACCAAATTGAGTCCTGAAAGGTTCGCTGATCTCCCCCGGGTCCAGGGACATCATCACTTCTTCGAAGCGGGGGATCATCTGGCCCGGACTAATCCAACCCAGATCACCCCCTTTTAAGGCGCTGGCTTTGTCATCGGAATGGGCTTGTGCCAGTTCAGAAAAATCATCCCCCTGAAAAGCTCGCTGGCGCAACTGGCCAAGGCGTAACTGAGCATCCCGATTGCTGGTCAGTTCGTCGGTACGAACAAGAATATGGCGAGCATGCGTCTGAGTCACAACCTGTTGCTCTTCCCCTCGGCGATCCAGAAGCTTGACGATATGGAAGCCGCTGGGACTGCGAATTAATTCGCTTATCTCACCTACTTGAAGTTTGGGGACCACATCAACGAACAAGGTCGGGAGCTGACCCATTTTGCGCCAACCCAGACTACCTCCTTCCAAGGCTTGTTGCCCATCGGAATAGGCGATTGCCGCCTTCTCGAAATCCGTTCCCTCCCGCAACTGATGCAATAATTGTCCCCCCCTAGTCCGAGCCGCCTGGAGCTGTTCTGGAGAGGCCGCTTCAGGCACTGCAACCAAAATATGGGCCAATTGGTATTGAACGTCTTGATTGCCTTGTTTTCTCTGGGTTGTCAAAAAATTATCGATCTCCGCCTCGCTCACGGTCACACGATCGTTAACCTCCCGCTTATGGAGCTGAGAAATGATCAACTCCCTGCGAATATTTTCGCGAAAAGAAGGAAAGTCATAACCATCTTGTTCTAAGACATCACGAAACTGGCTAAGAGTTAGCCCGTTATCCTCAGCGATTCGGCGCAAGGCCTGATTGAGAGTTTCATCACCGACGCGGATGCCGGTACGTGCGGCCAACTGCAACTGCAACTGTTGCATCACCAGCCGCTCTAACACCTGCTGCTCTAGCATATAATCTGGCGGGAGCGACGTTCCCTTGACCACCAACTGTTCTTGAACCGTATGGACCATCTGGTCCAATTCGCTTTTCAGTACGACTTCTTCATTCACTACCGCCACAATACGATCGAGAATGGTCGCCCCAAAACTCCCCATAGACCAAGATAGAGCAAGGACAGCAACGAGCAATCTTCGCATAGCTACTCCATCAGCTTCACAGTGGGATTAACAGCAAAACTTTACCTGTATATGATTGCACATTCATGCGCTGTGCGCACGAAAGAGACTGCCAGTTAGAACTGTTCTCCGTAGCCTAACACTGTCCGCCTCAGTAACGATTCCACATTTTGTCCCAAATTACCTAATCCTTTTAGCTCCAATTGGACCATAACCGAGTTGTTCCTATCCCCCTCAATGTTGGTAATGTAACTGCGCCCCACCA harbors:
- a CDS encoding peptidylprolyl isomerase encodes the protein MRRLLVAVLALSWSMGSFGATILDRIVAVVNEEVVLKSELDQMVHTVQEQLVVKGTSLPPDYMLEQQVLERLVMQQLQLQLAARTGIRVGDETLNQALRRIAEDNGLTLSQFRDVLEQDGYDFPSFRENIRRELIISQLHKREVNDRVTVSEAEIDNFLTTQRKQGNQDVQYQLAHILVAVPEAASPEQLQAARTRGGQLLHQLREGTDFEKAAIAYSDGQQALEGGSLGWRKMGQLPTLFVDVVPKLQVGEISELIRSPSGFHIVKLLDRRGEEQQVVTQTHARHILVRTDELTSNRDAQLRLGQLRQRAFQGDDFSELAQAHSDDKASALKGGDLGWISPGQMIPRFEEVMMSLDPGEISEPFRTQFGWHVVQVLDRRQQNMTEEFNRNRARMEIRQRKIEEELENWLRQLRDEAYVEYRLDS
- the rsmA gene encoding 16S rRNA (adenine(1518)-N(6)/adenine(1519)-N(6))-dimethyltransferase RsmA; protein product: MNIPGYQARKRFGQHFLHDKQVIDRLLRVIHPQSGELMVEIGPGQGALTLPLLRGLGHLEAIELDRDLAAYLVESCASEGDLRLHNVDALAFDFRALVREQNQRLRVVGNLPYNISTPLLFHLLAQVEVLEDMHFMLQREVVVRLAAKPGGKDYGRLSVMVQFYCGVEPLFTVKPGAFMPPPKVDSMVVRLKPCRPSLAPEIPHAALNRVVSQAFSQRRKTLANALKGLLGSADLKILGMDPRQRPETVDLEQYLALTRYWLEHQ
- the pdxA gene encoding 4-hydroxythreonine-4-phosphate dehydrogenase PdxA gives rise to the protein MPCLRLVLTPGEPAGIGPDISIQLARHRREYELVVVADPEVLTQRARQRGLALALDPYDPAQPPEPGIPGRLKILPLQAPAPVTPGRLSPANGAYVLDGLRRSVAGCLQGEFAALVTGPVHKGVINQAGMAFTGHTEFLAGLCNSPQVVMMLATPGLRVALATTHLPLREVSAAITPQSLEGTLRILHRDLKQRFGIPEPRILVCGLNPHAGEGGHLGREEIEIIEPVLETLRAAEGMQLLGPLPADTVFVPRYLENADAVLAMYHDQGLPVLKHLGFGQAVNITLGLPIIRTSVDHGTALDLAGSGPVDSGSLEAAVKAALELAKRQ
- a CDS encoding Maf family protein, translated to MSLASPTLVLASSSPYRAALLERLGLPFETGAPHIDEAPLPQEQPEQLVARLAEAKARAVGAEFPHALVIGSDQVAVLDEQILGKPRTHERALQQLRAASGRELIFYTGLCLFNTTTGKAKTTVEPFRVQFRPLTEKQIKHYLQRERPYQCAGSFQSEGLGIALFKCLQGDDPNTLIGLPLIRLTELLEQEGYPVL